One window from the genome of Labeo rohita strain BAU-BD-2019 unplaced genomic scaffold, IGBB_LRoh.1.0 scaffold_273, whole genome shotgun sequence encodes:
- the casq2 gene encoding calsequestrin-2, protein MQTFWILLLASLSLSTLAGAEKGLEFPRYDGKDRVLDINEKNYRKALKKYDMLCLFYHAPPPTAKELQKQLQMTELVLELAAQVLEAKDIGFGMVDSQKDAKVAKKLDLHEEGSVYVFKEDRVIEFDGLLAADTLVEFLLDLLEDPVEIIDNALELRAFDRMEEDIKLIGFFKSRDSEHYLAFQEAAEQFQPFIKFFATFEKSVAKELTLKMNEVDFYEPFMEEPVTIPDKPHSEEELVAFISEHRRPTLRKLRAEDMFETWEDDLNGIHIVAFAEEEDPDGFEFLEILKEVARDNTHNPDLSIVWIDPDNFPLLIPYWEKTFKVDLFRPQIGVVNVTDADSVWLDMNDEDDLPSPEELENWIEDVLSGTVNTEDDDDDDDDDDDDDDDDDDNDNDDDDDDDDDDDDEDDDE, encoded by the exons ATGCAGACCTTCTGGATCCTGCTGCTTGCCTCTCTGAGCCTCTCAACCCTGGCTGGTGCTGAGAAAGGCCTCGAATTTCCACGCTATGATGGCAAAGATCGTGTCCTGGACATAAATGAGAAGAACTACCGCAAAGCCCTGAAGAAATACGACATGCTGTGCCTTTTCTACCACGCTCCTCCACCAACTGCAAAAGAGCTGCAGAAACAGTTACAAATGACTGAACTAGTGCTAGAG TTAGCTGCTCAAGTCTTGGAGGCAAAGGATATTGGCTTTGGAATGGTTGATTCCCAAAAAGATGCCAAGGTTGCCAAGAAACTAG ATTTGCATGAGGAAGGCAGCGTCTATGTCTTTAAGGAGGACCGTGTGATTGAATTTGATGGACTGCTCGCTGCAGACACTCTTGTGGAATTCCTTTTGGAt CTGTTGGAAGATCCGGTTGAGATAATTGACAATGCTCTGGAGTTGCGAGCATTTGACCGTATGGAAGAAGACATCAAACTCATTGGTTTCTTTAAGAGTCGTGACTCTGAAC ATTATCTTGCTTTCCAAGAGGCAGCTGAACAGTTTCAGCCTTTTATCAAATTTTTCGCCACCTTTGAGAAATCT GTCGCAAAAGAGCTGACTTTGAAGATGAATGAGGTGGACTTCTATGAGCCATTCATGGAGGAACCAGTCACCATTCCAGACAAACCACACTCAGAGGAAGAGCTGGTGGCCTTCATATCCGAACACAGGAG ACCAACTCTAAGAAAGCTCAGGGCAGAAGACATGTTTGAGACCTGG GAGGATGATTTAAATGGAATTCACATTGTAGCCTTTGCAGAAGAAGAGGACCCTG ATGGTTTTGAATTCTTGGAGATTTTGAAGGAGGTGGCCAGAGACAACACACACAATCCAGATTTGAGTATTGTGTGGATCGACCCAGACAACTTCCCACTG CTCATTCCTTACTGGGAGAAGACCTTCAAGGTTGACCTCTTCAGACCACAGATTGGTGTAGTTAATGTTACAGAT GCGGACAGTGTCTGGTTGGACATGAATGATGAAGATGATCTGCCTTCACCTGAAGAGCTGGAAAACTGGATAGAAGATGTGCTCTCTGGAACAGTGAATAcagaggatgatgatgatgatgatgacgatgatgatgatgatgacgacgaCGACGACGACAATGACAATgacgacgatgatgatgatgacgatgatgatgatgacgaagATGATGATGAATGA
- the LOC127159994 gene encoding galactose-specific lectin nattectin-like isoform X1, which yields MAMLRSLLLLFIVFSMGNARVHLVEKCPYGWTNFGVRCYKFFSQTVNWITAEKNCQSLGANLASVHSIIEHDFLLSLLPSSSTRCWIGIHDGNHEGQWLWTDGTPYDLAYFGPGQPDNLDEENCGELNLTANRWNDADCLTSLPYLCVQNL from the exons ATGGCAATGCTGAGAAGTCTTCTGCTTCTTTTCATTGTGTTCTCCATGGGGAATGCACGAG TTCATTTAGTTGAAAAATGCCCTTATGGATGGACAAATTTTGGAGTCCGATGCTACAAGTTCTTCTCTCAGACAGTCAACTGGATCACAGCTGAA AAGAACTGCCAGAGTTTGGGTGCAAATCTCGCATCTGTACATAGTATAATAGAACATGATTTTCTCCTGAGTCTGTTGCCGTCCTCTTCCACACGTTGTTGGATTGGTATTCATGATGGTAACCAT GAAGGACAGTGGTTGTGGACTGATGGTACTCCGTATGACTTAGCCTACTTTGGCCCTGGACAACCTGACAATCTGGATGAAGAGAACTGCGGGGAGCTGAACTTAACCG CTAACCGTTGGAATGATGCAGACTGTTTAACCTCACTGCCTTATCTTTGTGTCCAAAACCTGTGA
- the LOC127159994 gene encoding galactose-specific lectin nattectin-like isoform X2: MAMLRSLLLLFIVFSMGNAQVNLSRKCPYGWINFGVRCFKFFSSTVHWVTAEKNCQSLGANLASIHSKIEQEFLLSLLPSSSTRCWIGTHDGNHEGQWLWTDGTPYDFAYFGPGQPDNLGEENCGELNFTANRWNDADCLTSLPYLCAQNL; encoded by the exons ATGGCAATGCTGAGAAGTCTTCTGCTTCTTTTCATTGTGTTCTCCATGGGGAATGCACAAG TTAACTTATCTAGAAAATGTCCCTATGGATGGATAAATTTTGGAGTCCGATGTTTCAAGTTCTTCTCCTCGACGGTCCACTGGGTCACAGCAGAG AAGAACTGCCAGAGTTTGGGTGCAAATCTCGCATCTATACATAGTAAAATAGAACAAGAGTTTCTCCTGAGTCTGTTGCCGTCCTCTTCCACACGTTGTTGGATTGGTACTCATGATGGTAACCAT GAAGGACAGTGGTTGTGGACTGATGGAACTCCGTATGACTTTGCCTACTTTGGCCCTGGACAACCTGACAATCTGGGTGAAGAGAACTGCGGGGAGCTGAACTTTACTG CTAACCGTTGGAACGATGCAGACTGTTTAACCTCATTGCCTTATCTTTGTGCCCAAAACCTGTGA